A stretch of Sinimarinibacterium sp. NLF-5-8 DNA encodes these proteins:
- a CDS encoding TonB-dependent siderophore receptor: MTLLLLALARAAGAAEAARADDPQAVARLDTLVVTGTRSEKNLLDTPVRTEVVSRAEMARTQARTLKQALENVPGLLITEVHGKPGFEVSMQGLSSDQVLVLIDGLPISASTGSTVDLSQYLIGGVDHIEVVKGASSAQYGSAAMGGVINVITRRLAPGLNGQVALDLGSHGDQNPSGAAWQPALGHARAQLEGGSEAWRFRLNGDALRDDGFTTDPSAWVRQGAKIERSQWGARGQWQPQANAGLWLDGSHYRENSEQRFDFFAPPNLIPRSNREDVTRNRIGYGGQWRGDSGVRAQVQGVSERYHSEVGEFSNAALTQARDAHLGTDHLTAQVDLPPWLRQSWQLGTTFNRETLTQSVNGASELDGARATRHSDEVFVQNDVMLSERWELLLGARWQNDSDFGAHSVPKLGLRWSWLDQGEWSGLLRASVGQGYRVPNLKERHFRFDHSSLGYVVIGNPALRPEASTSVQLGAQLARSERGSLDLNLFANRVRDLIQVDEARAPVVNGISQFSYANLSRARTQGLEAAALWHLSPGLDLRAGYTFLDSENRDTGTQLTRRPRHSGRIGADWWVRADTELALRLRLQSDELISTNPNSQLVDGRSPGWVTLDATVNYHWRPQTTLFAAVTNALDRQRDFADANDFSPETGRLIRLGLRHDFGAAREPI, encoded by the coding sequence ACCTGCTGGACACGCCGGTGCGTACCGAAGTGGTCAGCCGCGCGGAAATGGCGCGCACCCAGGCGCGCACGCTCAAGCAGGCACTGGAAAATGTGCCGGGGCTGCTGATTACCGAAGTGCACGGCAAGCCGGGCTTTGAAGTGTCGATGCAGGGTTTGTCCAGCGATCAGGTTCTGGTGCTCATCGACGGTTTGCCAATCAGCGCCAGCACCGGTTCCACGGTGGATTTGAGCCAGTACCTGATTGGCGGCGTCGATCACATCGAAGTGGTCAAGGGCGCTTCGTCCGCCCAATACGGCAGTGCGGCGATGGGCGGGGTGATCAACGTCATCACCCGCCGGTTGGCGCCGGGTTTGAACGGTCAGGTGGCGCTCGATCTGGGCAGTCACGGCGATCAAAACCCGTCTGGCGCGGCGTGGCAGCCGGCGCTGGGGCATGCCCGCGCGCAGCTTGAGGGCGGCTCCGAGGCTTGGCGCTTTCGGCTCAATGGCGATGCGCTGCGTGACGATGGTTTTACCACCGACCCTTCGGCCTGGGTGCGGCAGGGTGCCAAAATCGAGCGCAGTCAATGGGGCGCGCGCGGTCAATGGCAGCCGCAGGCCAACGCCGGGCTGTGGCTGGATGGCAGCCATTACCGCGAAAACAGCGAACAGCGCTTTGATTTTTTTGCGCCGCCCAACCTGATCCCGCGCAGCAACCGCGAGGATGTGACGCGCAACCGCATCGGCTACGGCGGCCAGTGGCGCGGCGACTCCGGCGTGCGCGCGCAGGTGCAGGGCGTCAGTGAGCGTTATCACAGCGAAGTGGGCGAGTTTTCCAACGCCGCGCTGACGCAGGCGCGCGATGCGCATCTGGGCACCGATCACCTCACCGCGCAGGTGGATTTGCCGCCGTGGCTGCGGCAATCCTGGCAGCTCGGCACCACATTCAATCGGGAAACGCTGACGCAAAGCGTCAACGGCGCCAGTGAACTCGATGGCGCGCGCGCCACCCGGCACAGCGATGAAGTGTTTGTTCAAAACGATGTGATGCTCAGCGAGCGCTGGGAGTTGTTGCTGGGCGCGCGCTGGCAAAACGACTCTGATTTTGGTGCGCACAGCGTGCCCAAGCTGGGGCTGCGCTGGAGCTGGCTGGATCAGGGCGAGTGGTCGGGACTGCTGCGCGCCAGCGTCGGCCAGGGCTATCGCGTGCCCAATCTCAAGGAGCGCCATTTTCGCTTTGACCACAGCTCGCTGGGTTATGTGGTCATTGGCAATCCGGCACTGCGGCCGGAAGCCTCCACCAGCGTGCAACTGGGTGCGCAGTTGGCGCGCAGTGAACGCGGGTCGCTGGATTTGAATCTGTTTGCCAACCGCGTGCGCGATTTGATCCAGGTGGATGAAGCGCGCGCGCCGGTGGTCAACGGCATTTCTCAGTTCAGCTACGCCAACCTCAGCCGCGCGCGCACGCAAGGGCTGGAGGCGGCGGCGCTCTGGCATCTATCGCCGGGGCTGGATTTGCGCGCGGGCTACACCTTTTTGGACAGCGAAAACCGCGACACCGGCACCCAGTTGACGCGCCGCCCCAGGCACAGTGGTCGCATCGGTGCCGATTGGTGGGTGCGCGCCGATACCGAGCTGGCGCTGCGCCTGCGGCTGCAAAGTGATGAGCTGATTTCAACCAATCCCAATAGCCAGTTGGTGGATGGCCGCTCGCCCGGTTGGGTCACGCTGGATGCCACCGTCAACTACCACTGGCGGCCTCAAACCACGCTGTTTGCCGCCGTCACCAATGCGCTCGACCGCCAGCGTGACTTTGCCGATGCCAATGATTTTTCCCCGGAAACCGGGCGGCTGATCCGCCTGGGCCTGCGCCATGACTTTGGCGCGGCGCGCGAACCCATCTGA